In one Halosimplex halophilum genomic region, the following are encoded:
- a CDS encoding transcription initiation factor IIB codes for MTSTNQRVTGRHVQPVERTDEETGAETESGRERDECPECGASGVTDEKRGETVCQECGVVLEEDVVDRGPEWRSFDARDKAEKSRVGSPTTEMLHDKGLSSVIDWQNKDAHGQTLSAKKREQMSRLRTWDERFRSQSAQDRNLKQALGEIDRMASALGIPKDARETASVIYRRALDEELIPGRSIEAMATGSLYAGARQAGVPRTLDELETVSRVDRKEFARAYRYIARELELAMEPTDPEQYVPRLVSDLDLPEETKQRAVELLAAGKREAVHSGKNPVGLAAAAIYAAGRLTNVDVTQHEVADAADVSAVTIRDRYTELLDADDQVA; via the coding sequence ATGACAAGCACGAACCAGCGAGTCACGGGCCGTCACGTCCAGCCCGTCGAACGCACGGACGAGGAGACCGGCGCGGAGACCGAGTCGGGGCGCGAGCGCGACGAGTGCCCGGAGTGCGGCGCGTCGGGGGTCACCGACGAGAAGCGGGGCGAGACGGTCTGCCAGGAGTGCGGCGTCGTGCTGGAGGAGGACGTCGTCGACCGCGGGCCGGAGTGGCGGTCGTTCGACGCCCGCGACAAGGCCGAGAAGAGCCGCGTCGGCTCGCCGACGACCGAGATGCTCCACGACAAGGGGCTGTCGTCGGTCATCGACTGGCAGAACAAGGACGCCCACGGCCAGACCCTCTCGGCGAAGAAGCGCGAGCAGATGTCCCGGCTGCGCACCTGGGACGAGCGGTTCCGCTCCCAGAGCGCCCAGGACCGCAATCTCAAGCAGGCGCTGGGCGAGATCGACCGCATGGCGAGCGCGCTGGGCATCCCGAAGGACGCCCGCGAGACGGCCAGCGTCATCTACCGCCGGGCGCTCGACGAGGAACTCATCCCCGGCCGGTCCATCGAGGCGATGGCCACCGGGTCGCTGTACGCCGGCGCCCGCCAGGCCGGCGTCCCGCGCACGCTCGACGAACTCGAAACGGTGAGTCGCGTCGACCGCAAGGAGTTCGCGCGCGCGTACAGGTACATCGCCCGCGAGCTCGAACTCGCGATGGAGCCGACCGACCCCGAGCAGTACGTCCCGCGGCTGGTCTCGGACCTGGATCTGCCCGAGGAGACCAAACAGCGGGCGGTCGAACTGCTGGCGGCCGGCAAGCGCGAGGCGGTCCACTCCGGGAAGAACCCGGTCGGCCTCGCCGCGGCGGCCATCTACGCGGCCGGCCGGCTCACCAACGTCGACGTGACCCAGCACGAGGTCGCCGACGCCGCCGACGTGTCGGCGGTGACCATCCGCGACCGCTACACGGAACTGCTCGACGCCGACGACCAGGTCGCCTGA
- a CDS encoding ABC transporter permease: protein MSDACEPPSDGTASERSEATLATDGGTADSGDARAVSRSGDSALKRLFARREVGVFFGFLVLFGLIAVTRPDIFFDWDSMSGVTSRLFRSVAPYIIIGIGMTYLIIGGEFDLSVGSMYAVGGIVFAMLMNDFNLTVLAALAAVLAVGGAVGLANGVIVTKVGVPSLITTIGMMSVLRGVAYYFTPAGSRQTPDLALIDVFGGSITVAGLEIQNQIFWAIGLTVVFGFLLQKTRFGYHVYATGDDQDAAEMAGIDTDRVKIINFVLTAVLASFAGVVAISYFGSMFGSAGIGFELLVIAAVVIGGTNLFGGEGTLLGMFLGSLVIGVIPVLLVLNGMPVELQEFLTGVVIIVAVVLDILIRR, encoded by the coding sequence ATGAGCGACGCGTGCGAGCCCCCCTCGGACGGGACCGCTTCCGAACGGAGCGAGGCGACGCTCGCCACGGACGGCGGGACCGCCGACAGCGGCGACGCCCGGGCGGTCAGCCGGTCGGGCGACTCCGCACTGAAACGGCTGTTCGCCAGGCGCGAGGTCGGCGTGTTCTTCGGGTTCCTGGTCCTGTTCGGGCTGATCGCGGTCACGCGCCCGGACATCTTCTTCGACTGGGACTCGATGTCCGGGGTCACATCGCGGCTGTTCCGGTCGGTCGCCCCCTACATCATCATCGGCATCGGGATGACCTACCTCATCATCGGCGGCGAGTTCGACCTGTCGGTCGGGTCGATGTACGCCGTCGGCGGCATCGTCTTCGCGATGCTGATGAACGACTTCAACCTCACCGTCCTCGCCGCCCTCGCCGCGGTGCTCGCGGTGGGCGGGGCCGTCGGACTGGCCAACGGCGTCATCGTCACGAAGGTCGGCGTCCCGTCGCTGATCACGACCATCGGGATGATGAGCGTCCTCCGCGGGGTCGCCTACTACTTCACGCCGGCCGGGTCCAGGCAGACCCCGGACCTGGCGCTGATCGACGTCTTCGGGGGGAGCATCACCGTCGCCGGGCTGGAGATCCAGAACCAGATCTTCTGGGCGATCGGCCTGACGGTCGTCTTCGGGTTCCTGCTCCAGAAGACCCGCTTCGGCTACCACGTCTACGCCACCGGCGACGACCAGGACGCCGCGGAGATGGCCGGTATCGACACCGACCGGGTCAAGATCATCAACTTCGTGCTGACGGCGGTGCTGGCGTCGTTCGCCGGCGTCGTCGCCATCTCCTACTTCGGGTCGATGTTCGGCTCGGCCGGCATCGGCTTCGAGCTGCTGGTCATCGCCGCGGTCGTCATCGGCGGGACCAACCTCTTCGGCGGCGAGGGGACCCTGCTCGGCATGTTCCTCGGCTCGCTGGTCATCGGCGTCATCCCCGTCCTGCTCGTCCTGAACGGGATGCCCGTCGAGCTCCAGGAGTTCCTCACCGGCGTCGTCATCATCGTCGCCGTCGTCCTCGACATCCTCATCCGCCGCTGA
- a CDS encoding TIGR04206 family protein has translation MTERTGVLAPFARHRRALVRYRRGLAVLVAGLVPWLVIPYEGGVSLVHSLALVAPGTGAVTSVYHYVFVYTREVPTALLAWPTASLLYGTGVASAALARIDREDRRVTAGLFALAAFDVCYAAVGFSSPRLRTVAYPLGAAFLALAAWTSRP, from the coding sequence ATGACCGAACGAACGGGGGTCCTCGCACCGTTCGCCCGGCACCGGCGCGCGCTCGTCCGGTACCGCCGCGGGCTCGCCGTCCTCGTCGCCGGGCTCGTCCCGTGGCTCGTGATCCCCTACGAGGGCGGCGTCAGCCTCGTCCACTCGCTCGCGCTGGTCGCCCCCGGGACGGGTGCGGTCACGTCGGTCTACCACTACGTCTTCGTGTACACGCGCGAGGTCCCGACCGCCCTGCTGGCCTGGCCGACGGCGTCGCTCCTGTACGGGACGGGTGTCGCCAGCGCCGCGCTCGCCCGGATCGACCGGGAGGACCGCCGCGTCACCGCGGGGCTGTTCGCGCTGGCGGCGTTCGACGTGTGCTACGCCGCGGTCGGGTTCTCGTCGCCGCGACTGCGGACGGTCGCCTACCCGCTCGGGGCCGCCTTCCTCGCGCTGGCGGCGTGGACGAGTCGGCCC
- the rbsD gene encoding D-ribose pyranase, whose product MKRDPDAILNAELSHAVASMGHTDHLMVVDAGFPIPEDARRIDLALTRGVPEVSTVLEAVHDELIPERVLYADDVPEMNPDFDAFLRDLYEGSGAELDTIPHEAVLDHGEGAKAVVRTGEFLPWGNVVIQCGTDPKPWFDGENVAMPAAYRERYEEMYGEPP is encoded by the coding sequence ATGAAGCGCGACCCGGACGCCATCCTCAACGCCGAACTGAGCCACGCCGTCGCCAGCATGGGTCACACCGACCACCTGATGGTCGTCGACGCGGGGTTCCCGATCCCCGAGGACGCCCGGCGGATCGACCTCGCGCTGACCCGGGGGGTCCCGGAGGTCTCGACCGTCCTCGAAGCGGTCCACGACGAGCTGATCCCCGAGCGGGTGCTCTACGCCGACGACGTGCCGGAGATGAACCCCGACTTCGATGCGTTCCTGCGGGACCTCTACGAGGGGTCGGGCGCCGAACTCGACACGATCCCCCACGAGGCGGTCCTCGACCACGGCGAGGGGGCGAAAGCAGTCGTCCGGACGGGCGAGTTCCTGCCCTGGGGGAACGTCGTGATCCAGTGCGGGACCGACCCGAAACCCTGGTTCGACGGCGAGAACGTCGCGATGCCAGCGGCGTACCGCGAGCGCTACGAGGAGATGTACGGCGAGCCGCCCTGA
- a CDS encoding 50S ribosomal protein L1 has protein sequence MADQEIENAVSRALEDAPPRNFRETVDLAINLRDIDLDDPSNRVDQDVVLPSGTGQETQIVVFAEGETALRAEDVAEEVLDSDDLADLGDNDNEAKDLADETDFFLAEESLMQDIGRYLGTVLGPRGKMPDPIAPDDDVVEMVERLKNSVTIRSGDRRTFHTRVGAEDMDAEDIGDNIDVILRRLHADLEKGPLNIDSIYVKTTMGPAVEVA, from the coding sequence ATGGCAGATCAGGAAATAGAGAACGCAGTTTCTCGCGCACTCGAGGACGCCCCGCCCCGGAACTTCCGGGAGACGGTCGACCTCGCGATCAACTTGCGCGACATCGACCTAGACGACCCGTCGAACCGCGTCGACCAGGACGTGGTCCTCCCGTCCGGGACCGGACAGGAGACCCAGATCGTCGTGTTCGCGGAGGGCGAGACAGCCCTGCGCGCCGAGGACGTCGCCGAAGAGGTCCTCGACAGCGACGATCTCGCCGACCTGGGCGACAACGACAACGAGGCCAAGGACCTGGCCGACGAGACCGACTTCTTCCTCGCGGAGGAGTCACTGATGCAGGACATCGGCCGCTACCTGGGGACCGTGCTCGGTCCGCGGGGGAAGATGCCCGACCCCATCGCGCCGGACGACGACGTGGTGGAGATGGTCGAGCGGCTGAAAAACTCCGTCACCATCCGGAGCGGCGACCGGCGCACCTTCCACACGCGCGTCGGTGCGGAGGACATGGACGCCGAGGACATCGGCGACAACATCGACGTCATCCTCCGTCGCCTGCACGCAGACCTCGAGAAGGGTCCGCTCAACATCGACTCCATCTACGTGAAGACGACGATGGGGCCGGCAGTGGAGGTCGCCTGA
- a CDS encoding TrmB family transcriptional regulator has translation MSNDESAVGPDEDDLVAETASLLETFGLTSYEAKCFVALTRIGHGTAREIAEVAEVPRPRVYDSVESLAERGLADVQDAQPRRFRAPEPRDAVETIRREYGERLDRLEGLLPRLQSPEPREERAGVWVVEGDDAVSDRLAALADDAAEELLVVVAVESLLTEEVRAALAEATDRGVDITVGSPSPDIRAAVADAAPDAAVVETWTWWEDYPIRAGEISSILMADGRELIVSSDLETDLPGVDRHSAVWTDDERAPLVGLMRPLLAEAIRSGPSARGSA, from the coding sequence ATGTCCAACGACGAGTCCGCCGTCGGTCCCGACGAAGACGACCTGGTCGCCGAGACCGCGTCGCTGCTGGAGACGTTCGGGCTGACGAGCTACGAGGCGAAGTGTTTCGTCGCGCTGACCCGGATCGGCCACGGCACCGCCCGCGAGATCGCCGAGGTGGCCGAGGTGCCCCGCCCCCGGGTGTACGACAGCGTCGAGTCGCTGGCCGAGCGCGGACTCGCCGACGTACAGGACGCACAGCCGCGCCGCTTTCGCGCGCCCGAACCGCGCGACGCCGTCGAGACCATCCGCCGCGAGTACGGCGAGCGTCTCGACCGCCTGGAGGGGCTGCTCCCGCGGCTCCAGTCGCCCGAACCCCGCGAGGAGCGGGCCGGCGTCTGGGTCGTCGAGGGCGACGACGCCGTCAGCGACCGACTCGCCGCGCTCGCCGACGACGCCGCCGAGGAACTGCTCGTCGTCGTCGCCGTCGAGAGCCTGCTGACCGAGGAGGTCCGCGCGGCGCTAGCCGAGGCGACAGACCGCGGCGTCGATATCACCGTGGGCTCGCCGAGCCCCGACATCCGCGCGGCCGTCGCCGACGCCGCGCCCGACGCCGCCGTCGTCGAGACCTGGACCTGGTGGGAGGACTACCCGATCCGCGCCGGCGAGATCAGCTCGATCCTCATGGCCGACGGCCGCGAGCTGATCGTCAGCTCCGACCTGGAGACCGATCTCCCGGGGGTCGACCGCCACAGCGCCGTCTGGACCGACGACGAACGGGCCCCCCTCGTCGGGCTGATGCGGCCGCTGCTCGCCGAGGCGATCCGCTCGGGCCCGTCCGCTCGCGGGTCGGCGTAG
- the deoC gene encoding deoxyribose-phosphate aldolase — translation MTRTPEQVAGRIQHTEVGPTADQERIEELCDECVEHGFDGAMVQACWVPLARERLSGTDVTVCSAVGFPMGGDRPISKAAAIRDAVAAGAEEVDVMPNIGFVKSGRFEDVRREMELVVEASGDATVKAMLELGALDDAEARRIVELAVDAGFDYVKNSSGWGEGGEATVERVEFLRERVPDDVKVKASGGIRTLDGANELLDAGADLLGASSGVEIVTGAVGDGEY, via the coding sequence ATGACACGGACACCGGAGCAGGTCGCGGGGCGTATCCAGCACACGGAGGTAGGTCCCACGGCCGACCAGGAGCGCATCGAGGAGCTGTGCGACGAGTGCGTCGAGCACGGCTTCGACGGGGCGATGGTGCAGGCGTGCTGGGTCCCGCTGGCGCGGGAGCGGCTCTCGGGGACGGACGTGACGGTGTGCAGCGCCGTCGGCTTCCCGATGGGTGGCGACCGCCCCATCTCGAAGGCGGCGGCCATCCGGGACGCCGTCGCCGCCGGCGCCGAGGAGGTCGACGTGATGCCGAACATCGGGTTCGTCAAGTCCGGTCGCTTCGAGGACGTTCGCCGCGAGATGGAGCTGGTCGTCGAGGCCAGCGGCGACGCGACCGTCAAGGCGATGCTCGAACTCGGCGCCCTCGACGACGCCGAGGCCAGGCGGATCGTGGAGCTGGCCGTCGACGCGGGCTTCGACTACGTGAAAAACTCCAGCGGCTGGGGCGAGGGCGGTGAGGCGACCGTCGAGCGCGTCGAGTTCCTCCGCGAGCGGGTCCCCGACGACGTGAAGGTGAAAGCCAGCGGCGGGATCAGGACGCTGGACGGCGCGAACGAACTGCTCGACGCGGGCGCGGACCTGCTGGGGGCGTCCAGCGGGGTCGAGATCGTCACCGGGGCCGTCGGCGATGGCGAGTACTGA
- a CDS encoding OBG GTPase family GTP-binding protein, producing the protein MGLEEEIREIEEEIAETPYNKSTEEHIGRLKAKLAEKKEKLENQTSAGGGGGYAVEKTGDATVALVGFPSVGKSTLLNAMTNAESEVGSYEFTTLDVNPGMLKYNGANIQILDVPGLIEGAADGRGGGQAVLSVVRTADLVVFVLSVFEIDQYQRLYEELYNNKVRLDTEPPNVTIRKKHKDGISVTSSVDLDLDEQTIKSVLRERGYVNANVNIGEQVDIDRLLDGVLDNREYLPSLVTVNKADLIEPDYLDTVHEQLRDHDIDPEEAIFISAEEGKGLDALKEAIWEELGLIRIYMDKPGRGVDYEEPLILREGDTIEDACEKLGGEFEERFRFARVSGPSAKHDDQQVGKDHELADEDVLRILTTR; encoded by the coding sequence ATGGGGCTCGAAGAGGAGATCCGCGAGATCGAGGAGGAGATCGCCGAGACGCCCTACAACAAGTCGACCGAGGAGCACATCGGCCGGCTGAAGGCCAAGCTCGCGGAGAAAAAGGAGAAGCTCGAGAACCAGACCTCCGCCGGCGGCGGCGGGGGCTACGCCGTCGAGAAGACCGGCGACGCCACCGTCGCGCTGGTCGGCTTCCCCAGCGTCGGCAAGTCGACGCTGCTGAACGCGATGACCAACGCCGAGAGCGAGGTCGGCTCCTACGAGTTCACCACGCTCGACGTGAACCCGGGGATGCTCAAGTACAACGGCGCGAACATCCAGATCCTCGACGTGCCCGGGCTCATCGAGGGCGCCGCCGACGGGCGCGGCGGCGGCCAGGCGGTCCTCTCGGTCGTCCGGACCGCCGACCTCGTCGTGTTCGTCCTCTCGGTGTTCGAGATCGACCAGTACCAGCGCCTCTACGAGGAGCTGTACAACAACAAGGTCCGCCTCGACACCGAGCCCCCCAACGTCACCATCCGCAAGAAGCACAAAGACGGGATCAGCGTCACCTCCAGCGTCGACCTCGATCTCGACGAGCAGACGATCAAGAGCGTCCTGCGCGAGCGCGGGTACGTCAACGCCAACGTGAACATCGGCGAGCAGGTCGACATCGACCGCCTGCTCGACGGCGTGCTGGACAACCGCGAGTACCTCCCCTCCCTGGTCACCGTCAACAAGGCCGACCTCATCGAACCCGACTACCTCGACACCGTCCACGAGCAGCTGCGCGACCACGACATCGACCCCGAGGAGGCGATCTTCATCAGCGCCGAGGAGGGGAAGGGTCTCGACGCGCTCAAGGAAGCGATCTGGGAGGAGCTGGGACTCATCCGGATCTACATGGACAAGCCCGGCCGGGGGGTCGACTACGAGGAGCCGCTCATCCTCCGGGAGGGCGACACCATCGAGGACGCCTGCGAGAAGCTCGGCGGGGAGTTCGAGGAGCGGTTCCGCTTCGCCCGCGTCTCCGGCCCGAGCGCCAAACACGACGACCAGCAGGTCGGCAAGGACCACGAACTCGCCGACGAGGACGTGCTCCGTATCCTCACCACGCGATGA
- a CDS encoding sugar ABC transporter substrate-binding protein: MKQLGAVAAVGGLGGLAGCTQGDDSTDTPGGGGATGTDGGGDGGDGGGAPNYQLVELNPPPTTLDFSSEPDARQITMVTHDASTSFFDPTIGGLHDAASQLGWEATFTGPSGGFSVQEQVNILNSVVDSGPDVIATTIADPEAYDDVINRALENDIPVVTYNTLALDREGMREKYGRALAYTGQDQVAAGYVCGLSMLDKLPDDASRVTPGLSDPGHSALSARADGMEMAIRQNSDVEVTDRLNYTGDSNEGVSRIENHLTANPDLDGIMGADAFTWFIGNAIENQGMADEVVGGGFDLTSQTLEHINSGNLDYTTGQDPYSQGYVPTMQMFAYVDRGMPPKDYPTGAEVIDESNIEFAQERSGGWGQLREYHGA; encoded by the coding sequence ATGAAACAGCTCGGTGCGGTCGCCGCGGTGGGCGGCCTCGGCGGACTCGCCGGGTGCACTCAGGGCGACGATTCCACGGACACGCCGGGGGGTGGCGGCGCGACCGGGACCGACGGCGGGGGAGACGGCGGCGACGGAGGTGGCGCACCGAACTACCAGCTCGTGGAGCTGAACCCGCCGCCGACGACGCTCGACTTCTCGTCGGAGCCCGACGCGCGCCAGATTACGATGGTGACCCACGACGCCAGCACGTCCTTCTTCGACCCGACGATCGGCGGGCTCCACGACGCGGCCAGCCAGCTGGGCTGGGAGGCCACGTTCACCGGCCCCTCGGGCGGGTTCAGCGTGCAGGAGCAGGTCAACATCCTCAACTCCGTCGTCGACTCCGGACCGGACGTCATCGCGACGACGATCGCCGACCCCGAGGCGTACGACGACGTCATCAACCGGGCGCTGGAGAACGACATCCCGGTGGTGACCTACAACACGCTGGCGCTCGACCGCGAGGGGATGCGCGAGAAGTACGGCCGGGCGCTGGCCTACACCGGCCAGGACCAGGTCGCCGCGGGGTACGTCTGCGGGCTCTCCATGCTCGACAAGCTCCCCGACGACGCGTCGCGGGTGACCCCCGGCCTCTCGGACCCCGGTCACAGCGCGCTGTCGGCCCGCGCCGACGGGATGGAGATGGCGATCCGACAGAACTCCGACGTCGAGGTGACCGACCGGCTCAACTACACCGGCGACTCCAACGAGGGGGTCTCGCGGATCGAGAACCACCTCACCGCGAACCCCGACCTGGACGGCATCATGGGCGCCGACGCGTTCACCTGGTTCATCGGCAACGCCATCGAGAACCAGGGGATGGCCGACGAGGTCGTCGGCGGCGGCTTCGACCTGACCTCCCAGACGCTGGAACACATCAACAGCGGCAACCTCGACTACACGACCGGCCAGGACCCCTACAGCCAGGGGTACGTCCCGACGATGCAGATGTTCGCCTACGTGGACCGGGGGATGCCGCCGAAGGACTACCCGACCGGCGCCGAGGTCATCGACGAGTCGAACATCGAGTTCGCACAGGAACGGTCCGGCGGCTGGGGCCAGCTCCGCGAGTACCACGGCGCCTGA
- a CDS encoding 50S ribosomal protein L11 encodes MAGTIEVLVPGGQADPGPPLGPELGPTPVDVQAVVQEINDQTEAFDGTEVPVTVEYDDDGSFEIEVGVPPTAELIKDEAGFETGSGEPQETFVADLSVDQVKQIAEQKHPDLLAYDLKNAAKEVVGTCTSLGVTIEGNDPREFKERIDDGEYDDVFAEEAAA; translated from the coding sequence ATGGCTGGAACTATCGAAGTGCTCGTCCCGGGCGGGCAGGCCGACCCCGGTCCGCCGCTGGGCCCGGAGCTGGGCCCGACACCCGTGGACGTGCAGGCAGTCGTCCAGGAGATCAACGACCAGACCGAGGCCTTCGACGGCACCGAGGTCCCCGTCACCGTCGAGTACGACGACGACGGGAGCTTCGAGATCGAGGTCGGCGTCCCGCCGACGGCCGAGCTCATCAAAGACGAGGCCGGCTTCGAGACGGGCAGCGGCGAACCCCAGGAGACCTTCGTCGCCGATCTCTCGGTCGATCAGGTCAAGCAGATCGCCGAGCAGAAACACCCCGACCTGCTCGCCTACGACCTGAAGAACGCCGCGAAGGAGGTCGTCGGCACCTGCACCTCGCTGGGCGTCACCATCGAGGGCAACGACCCCCGCGAGTTCAAGGAGCGCATCGACGACGGCGAGTACGACGACGTATTTGCCGAGGAAGCGGCGGCGTAA
- a CDS encoding ATP-binding cassette domain-containing protein has product MSQQDPILYTERLTKRFGNIHAVEDVDFEVREGEVMALVGDNGAGKSTLIKMLCGVHEPTSGQIFVGGEEVSFDDYNDARAKGIETVYQELALAPNQTVAANVFLGHEPTRMGRLGRWLNLVDEERMVEEAKTNLDRVKIPVDPEAKVKNTSGGQQQAVAIARALQSDPDILIMDEPTSALSIEGARNVLRVIDDLRDQGLTIILISHNIRHVLGVADRVSVLSQGRLMGVREAADATRNEIIALMMGAEDESEFEEFDLSRTADSEETTA; this is encoded by the coding sequence ATGTCCCAACAGGATCCGATACTCTACACGGAACGACTCACGAAACGGTTCGGGAACATCCACGCCGTCGAGGACGTGGACTTCGAGGTGCGGGAGGGCGAGGTCATGGCGCTGGTCGGCGACAACGGCGCCGGCAAGTCGACGCTCATCAAGATGCTCTGTGGCGTCCACGAGCCGACCAGCGGGCAGATCTTCGTCGGCGGCGAGGAGGTGTCGTTCGACGACTACAACGACGCCCGCGCGAAGGGCATCGAGACCGTCTACCAGGAACTGGCGCTGGCGCCCAACCAGACCGTCGCCGCGAACGTCTTCCTCGGCCACGAGCCGACCAGGATGGGGCGGCTCGGCCGCTGGCTCAACCTCGTCGACGAGGAGCGGATGGTCGAGGAGGCGAAGACGAACCTCGACCGGGTGAAGATCCCGGTCGACCCCGAGGCGAAGGTCAAGAACACCTCCGGCGGCCAGCAGCAGGCGGTCGCCATCGCCCGGGCGCTCCAGTCCGACCCCGACATCCTCATCATGGACGAGCCGACGAGCGCGCTCTCGATCGAGGGCGCGCGCAACGTCCTCCGGGTGATCGACGACCTGCGCGACCAGGGGCTGACGATAATCCTCATCAGCCACAACATCCGCCACGTCCTCGGGGTCGCCGACCGGGTCTCCGTCCTGTCGCAGGGCCGGCTCATGGGCGTCCGCGAGGCGGCCGACGCGACGCGCAACGAGATCATCGCGCTGATGATGGGCGCCGAGGACGAGTCCGAGTTCGAGGAGTTCGACCTCTCGCGGACCGCCGACTCGGAGGAGACCACCGCATGA
- a CDS encoding VNG_1110C family protein: MSEPARLRDSTEILLPADAIEGVREDLERQFTVTIRREECRVRIIGSPVEIKSASDFLARNGISVA; the protein is encoded by the coding sequence ATGTCCGAACCGGCCCGACTCCGTGACAGTACGGAGATCCTCCTGCCAGCGGACGCCATCGAGGGGGTCCGCGAGGACCTCGAACGGCAGTTCACCGTCACCATCCGCCGGGAGGAGTGCCGGGTGCGGATCATCGGCAGTCCGGTCGAGATAAAGAGCGCCAGCGACTTCCTCGCGCGCAACGGCATCTCCGTCGCCTGA
- a CDS encoding ribokinase, whose amino-acid sequence MASTDPVVAVVGSYNVGLTMQVPAFPAPGETVVGREFAEGPGGKGSNQAVAAARLGAESRFVGRVGADRYGDDAVALWDAEGVDADAVTRDEATHTGVGFVIVDEDGENEITVAPGANDRLSAADVRERAAAIETADALLVQLEIGDEPVRAAVEAAAAAGTTVVCNPAPARELPADVLARVDYLTPNEHEARTLAGAGGDGGAGTDSGDEGDGEGRGAITDEAVARELLDLGAGTVVLTLGGAGALLVSGDGVERVRAPPVDAVDTTGAGDAFNGALAVALAEGLEDRAAVRFGCAAGALAVTAPEVVPGLPGRAAVDDLVADSW is encoded by the coding sequence ATGGCGAGTACTGACCCCGTCGTCGCCGTCGTCGGCAGCTACAACGTCGGCCTGACGATGCAGGTCCCGGCGTTCCCGGCGCCCGGCGAGACGGTCGTCGGCCGCGAGTTCGCGGAGGGTCCCGGCGGCAAGGGCTCGAACCAGGCCGTCGCCGCAGCCAGGCTCGGCGCCGAGTCGCGGTTCGTCGGCCGAGTCGGCGCGGACCGCTACGGCGACGACGCGGTCGCGCTCTGGGACGCGGAGGGCGTCGACGCCGACGCGGTGACCCGCGACGAGGCGACCCACACCGGCGTCGGCTTCGTGATCGTCGACGAGGACGGCGAGAACGAGATCACCGTCGCGCCCGGGGCCAACGACCGCCTCTCGGCGGCCGACGTGCGCGAGCGAGCGGCGGCCATCGAGACCGCCGACGCGCTGCTCGTCCAGCTGGAGATCGGCGACGAGCCGGTCCGGGCGGCGGTGGAGGCGGCCGCGGCCGCCGGGACGACGGTCGTCTGCAACCCCGCACCCGCCCGGGAACTGCCGGCCGACGTGCTGGCGCGCGTCGACTACCTCACGCCGAACGAACACGAGGCCCGGACGCTGGCGGGCGCCGGCGGCGACGGTGGGGCAGGAACGGACAGCGGAGACGAGGGGGACGGCGAAGGCAGGGGAGCGATCACCGACGAGGCGGTCGCGCGCGAGCTGCTCGACCTCGGCGCCGGGACCGTCGTCCTGACGCTGGGCGGCGCGGGCGCGTTGCTCGTCTCCGGGGACGGTGTCGAACGCGTCCGCGCGCCGCCGGTCGACGCGGTCGACACGACCGGCGCCGGCGACGCGTTCAACGGGGCCCTCGCCGTCGCGCTCGCGGAGGGGCTGGAGGACCGGGCCGCCGTGCGGTTCGGCTGCGCGGCCGGCGCGCTCGCGGTGACCGCCCCGGAGGTGGTGCCCGGGCTCCCCGGGCGAGCCGCCGTCGACGACCTGGTCGCCGACTCGTGGTGA